A single genomic interval of Dyella sp. GSA-30 harbors:
- a CDS encoding efflux transporter outer membrane subunit translates to MPRRTESAGLPWRALSLATLLTLGGCSLAPTYQRPDMGKLPDAYQGAATPDGWAIAAPGDTASRGDWWTVYGDPGLNTLEDRLNKNNPNIAVALARYEASRAFEQQLHASAVPHAGVSASPTNNRQSDNRPTRGANQPNEYDGDTLQFSADYELDLWGRIRNEIAAGHAQSDAAAADLASAQLSLQAQLADLYIKLRGYDMQARILRDSLDAYRQSQDMTEQRMEGGVSSGLDVARANAQYADAQAQTSELRAQRALTVHAIAALIGEPASNFSLPEQAESLAIPAIPLGVPSTLLQRRPDIASAERRTFAANANIGVARAAFFPTLSLSAAFGWQDTGHGNLLSVGNRFWALGPIASLNLFDGGLRRARLAQARAELDASSGQYRAVVLHAFQQVEDDLSLLQELGREAMQEDTAAAAAKESQTLATNRYKEGVVSYLDVTSAQTSALQAERTAELVRTRRLQASVDLIRALGGGWNVTALAEGPAPAP, encoded by the coding sequence ATGCCAAGGCGAACTGAATCGGCAGGCTTGCCATGGCGCGCCTTGTCGCTAGCCACGCTGTTGACGCTGGGCGGCTGCTCGCTCGCCCCGACCTATCAGCGTCCGGACATGGGCAAGCTGCCTGATGCGTACCAGGGTGCGGCCACGCCCGATGGCTGGGCTATCGCAGCGCCGGGCGATACCGCCTCGCGTGGCGACTGGTGGACGGTCTATGGCGATCCGGGCCTGAACACACTGGAGGACCGGCTCAACAAGAACAATCCGAACATCGCCGTCGCGCTGGCCCGCTACGAAGCCTCGCGTGCCTTCGAGCAGCAATTACATGCCAGCGCCGTACCGCATGCCGGCGTATCGGCCAGCCCGACCAACAACCGCCAGTCCGATAACCGCCCGACACGCGGTGCCAACCAGCCCAACGAATACGACGGCGATACGCTGCAGTTTTCCGCCGACTACGAACTGGATCTGTGGGGACGCATCCGCAACGAAATCGCCGCAGGACACGCGCAGAGCGATGCTGCAGCGGCGGACCTTGCATCGGCACAGCTCAGTCTGCAGGCGCAACTGGCCGACCTGTACATCAAGCTGCGCGGCTACGACATGCAGGCGCGAATCCTGCGCGACTCGCTCGATGCCTACCGGCAAAGCCAGGATATGACAGAGCAGCGCATGGAGGGCGGCGTGTCATCGGGCCTGGATGTTGCGCGCGCGAATGCGCAATACGCCGACGCGCAGGCGCAAACCTCCGAGCTGCGCGCACAGCGCGCGCTCACCGTGCACGCGATCGCGGCGTTGATCGGCGAACCGGCGTCGAATTTTTCGCTCCCCGAGCAAGCCGAATCCCTCGCCATTCCCGCTATCCCTCTTGGCGTTCCTTCGACGCTGCTGCAGCGACGCCCCGATATCGCCTCGGCGGAACGACGAACGTTCGCGGCCAACGCCAATATCGGCGTAGCGCGAGCGGCTTTCTTCCCCACACTCAGCCTCAGCGCGGCATTCGGCTGGCAGGATACCGGCCATGGCAACCTGTTGAGCGTGGGTAACCGCTTCTGGGCGTTGGGGCCCATCGCTTCGCTGAATCTTTTCGACGGTGGTCTACGGCGCGCACGTCTGGCCCAGGCGCGGGCAGAGCTCGACGCATCGTCGGGCCAGTATCGCGCTGTCGTACTGCATGCATTCCAGCAGGTCGAAGACGACCTGTCGCTATTGCAGGAGCTCGGCCGCGAAGCGATGCAGGAAGACACCGCCGCCGCCGCCGCCAAGGAATCGCAGACACTTGCCACCAACCGCTACAAGGAAGGCGTGGTGAGTTATCTCGACGTGACCAGCGCTCAAACCAGCGCATTGCAGGCGGAACGCACGGCAGAGTTGGTACGCACACGGAGACTGCAGGCAAGCGTGGACCTGATCCGGGCATTGGGCGGTGGATGGAACGTCACAGCGCTTGCGGAAGGACCGGCGCCCGCGCCTTGA
- a CDS encoding SulP family inorganic anion transporter, whose amino-acid sequence MRAYFSNGFFGRDLLGSVVVFLVALPLCMGIAIASGMPPATGLITGIIGGVVVGIFAGSPMQVSGPAAGLAVLVFELVREHGMAALGPVVLLAGVIQIVAGLCRAGVWFRMTSPAVIAGMLSGIGILIVASQLHVLIDAMPKARGLENFAAWPPAMMNAIRGLEGGGNLAALGVGVGTIAIMLAWEKLRPAKLRFVPGALLAVVALTAIVQFFAVDVNKVDVPSNLFAAISLPGLSDFANVLQPSMLIAAATFAFIASAETLLSAAAVDRMHDGPRTKYDRELTAQGVGNVLCGFLGALPMTGVIVRSAANVQAGSATRMATILHGAWMLVFALLLPWLLRMTPVACLAGILVFTGMKMINLKQMKSLAAYGKGTAVVYLATTLAIVATDLLTGVIIGFAASLFRLALLSSKLKIGLDHHDEPGNASLHLEGSATFLKVPSMARTLEQVPPNTSLKLVLDRLHHVDQACLELLRDWSRSASSRGCELVVDWDELNRKVEGQKKAA is encoded by the coding sequence ATGCGTGCTTATTTTTCAAATGGATTTTTTGGACGCGACCTGTTGGGATCGGTCGTCGTCTTTTTGGTGGCGCTGCCTTTGTGCATGGGTATCGCCATCGCTTCGGGCATGCCGCCGGCAACCGGGCTGATTACCGGCATTATCGGTGGCGTAGTGGTTGGCATCTTTGCCGGCTCGCCGATGCAGGTCAGCGGCCCAGCGGCCGGTCTGGCGGTTTTGGTGTTCGAGCTGGTGCGTGAGCATGGCATGGCTGCGCTCGGCCCGGTTGTCCTATTGGCCGGCGTCATTCAGATCGTCGCGGGCCTGTGCCGCGCCGGCGTATGGTTCCGCATGACGTCGCCGGCGGTGATCGCCGGCATGTTGTCGGGCATCGGCATTCTGATCGTCGCATCGCAGTTGCACGTGTTGATCGATGCCATGCCCAAGGCGCGCGGCCTTGAAAACTTTGCCGCATGGCCACCCGCCATGATGAACGCGATTCGTGGCCTCGAAGGCGGTGGCAATCTGGCGGCGCTCGGCGTGGGTGTCGGCACGATCGCGATCATGCTGGCCTGGGAAAAACTGCGTCCGGCCAAGTTGCGCTTCGTACCGGGTGCCTTGCTGGCAGTAGTTGCGTTGACGGCGATCGTGCAGTTCTTCGCGGTCGACGTGAACAAGGTCGACGTGCCGTCGAATCTGTTCGCCGCCATCAGCCTGCCGGGGTTGAGCGATTTCGCTAACGTGTTGCAGCCGTCGATGCTGATTGCAGCGGCCACGTTCGCCTTCATCGCCAGTGCGGAGACGCTGTTGTCTGCCGCGGCCGTGGATCGCATGCATGACGGCCCACGTACCAAGTACGACCGTGAGTTGACCGCGCAAGGCGTAGGCAATGTGCTTTGCGGTTTCCTGGGTGCGTTGCCGATGACCGGCGTGATCGTTCGCAGTGCTGCCAACGTACAGGCCGGTTCGGCGACGCGCATGGCGACCATCCTGCACGGTGCGTGGATGCTGGTGTTTGCGTTGTTGTTGCCGTGGCTGCTGCGTATGACCCCGGTGGCCTGTCTGGCCGGCATCCTGGTCTTCACCGGTATGAAGATGATCAACCTGAAGCAGATGAAGTCGCTCGCGGCTTACGGTAAAGGCACGGCCGTGGTTTATCTGGCGACCACGCTGGCGATCGTCGCCACCGATCTGCTGACTGGCGTGATCATCGGTTTTGCAGCGTCGCTGTTCCGCCTGGCGTTGCTGTCGTCCAAGCTCAAGATCGGTCTGGATCATCACGACGAACCGGGCAATGCCTCGTTGCATCTGGAAGGTTCGGCTACGTTCCTGAAGGTGCCGAGCATGGCGCGTACGCTGGAGCAGGTGCCGCCCAACACCAGCCTGAAACTGGTGCTCGATCGTCTGCATCACGTGGATCAGGCCTGTCTCGAGCTACTGCGCGATTGGAGTCGCAGCGCGTCGTCGCGCGGCTGCGAACTGGTGGTCGATTGGGATGAGCTCAATCGCAAGGTCGAAGGGCAGAAGAAAGCTGCCTGA
- a CDS encoding efflux RND transporter permease subunit, whose amino-acid sequence MLALVRIALSKPYTFIVLALVILIAGPLAALRTPTDIFPNIGIPVISVVWSYNGLPPDQMSGRVIYYYERQLTTAVNDIEHIESQSLPGVGIVKIFFQPGVDIRTATAQVTSISQTVVKQMPPGITPPQILNYNASTVPVLQMALSSSELSEATIRDIAQNFMRPTLISVPGVAIPTPYGGKQKQVTLDLNPQALAAKGLSAQDVGNALNAQNQIIPVGTAKIGTYEYHVQLNNSPTLIDELNRLPIKTVNGATITIGDVAHVRDGAPPQNNIVRVDGKRAVLMPALKNGNASTLDVVAGIKKLLPLIQETQPKSLKMNLLADQSLFVKAAISSVAREGIIAALLTSVMILLFLGSWRSTVIIALSIPLSILSAIALLATFGQTLNVMTLGGLALAVGILVDDATVTIENINWHLEQGKDVMTAIMDGAKQIVTPAFVSLLCICIVFVPMFMLNGIAGFLFRPMALAVIFAMASSFVLSRTLVPTLAMFLLKPHRTENGPGDHPEDPYINHHEGDQHPPRKRNAFVHALVRFQHGFEQRFTRIRDVYYATLTVALDNRKRFIMGFLAFVLVSFALVPTLGRDFFPAIDSDSIAMHVRAPMGTRVEETAAEFDRIERAVRQVIPPDQLDTVIDNIGLPLSGTNLVYNSSGTIGPQDGDIQIVLKSDHQPSADFVKTLREKLPRQFPGTQFAFLPADMTSQILNFGAPAPLDVSIAGRDRIANEDYAMEIMKKMRAIPGIADVRLQQSSSYPQLNVKVDRIRADSLGITERDVTNSMVASLAGSSQVAPAFWLNPKNGVSYAIVAATPQYLMDSMADLTGLPVTSANDHATQILGGLASFTRGPSEAVVSHYNIMPSYDIYAAIQGRDLGGVAHDVQKVLNDFAQTRPKGTLVSLHGQVGTMNEAFGGLIFGLVGAIVLIYLLIVVNFQSWLDPFVIITALPAALAGIVWMLFLSHTSLSVPALTGAIMCMGVATANSILVVSFCRERLAEHGDPLKAALEAGFTRFRPVCMTALAMVIGMLPMALSQEQNSPLGRAVIGGLLFATFATLLFVPVIFSIVHGRTAPAPATPRLLGDTPHVA is encoded by the coding sequence ATGCTAGCGCTCGTCCGCATCGCCCTTTCCAAGCCGTACACCTTCATCGTGCTGGCCCTGGTCATCCTGATCGCCGGCCCGTTGGCAGCGTTACGCACGCCGACCGACATTTTTCCAAACATCGGCATTCCGGTTATCAGCGTGGTGTGGAGCTATAACGGCCTGCCGCCAGACCAGATGTCCGGCCGTGTGATCTATTACTACGAGCGCCAGCTGACCACGGCGGTTAACGATATCGAGCATATCGAATCGCAGTCGCTGCCCGGCGTGGGTATCGTGAAGATCTTTTTCCAACCGGGTGTGGACATTCGCACCGCCACCGCGCAGGTCACCTCGATCTCGCAGACGGTGGTCAAGCAGATGCCGCCAGGTATCACGCCACCGCAGATCCTCAACTACAACGCTTCGACCGTACCTGTTCTGCAAATGGCGCTGTCCAGCTCTGAACTGTCCGAAGCCACTATCCGCGACATCGCGCAGAACTTCATGCGCCCCACGCTGATCTCCGTGCCCGGCGTGGCGATTCCCACGCCTTACGGCGGCAAGCAGAAGCAGGTCACGCTGGATCTCAACCCGCAAGCACTGGCGGCCAAAGGCCTTTCCGCACAGGACGTCGGCAATGCGCTCAACGCGCAGAACCAGATCATTCCGGTCGGCACCGCCAAGATCGGCACCTACGAATATCACGTTCAGCTCAACAATAGCCCTACGTTGATCGACGAACTCAATCGCCTGCCGATCAAGACCGTCAACGGCGCGACCATCACCATTGGCGATGTGGCCCATGTTCGTGACGGCGCGCCGCCGCAGAACAACATCGTGCGCGTGGACGGCAAACGCGCCGTACTGATGCCGGCGTTGAAGAATGGCAATGCATCGACGCTCGACGTGGTAGCCGGCATCAAGAAGCTGTTGCCATTGATCCAGGAGACGCAACCGAAATCACTGAAGATGAACCTGCTTGCCGACCAGTCGCTGTTCGTCAAGGCGGCGATCAGCTCGGTGGCTCGCGAAGGCATCATCGCGGCCTTGCTGACGTCGGTGATGATCCTGTTGTTCCTGGGCAGCTGGCGTTCGACCGTCATCATCGCGCTGTCAATTCCATTATCGATCCTGTCGGCCATCGCCCTGCTCGCCACCTTCGGCCAGACCCTCAATGTGATGACGCTCGGCGGCCTGGCCTTGGCGGTGGGTATTCTCGTCGACGACGCTACGGTGACGATCGAGAACATCAACTGGCATCTCGAACAGGGCAAGGACGTGATGACGGCCATCATGGATGGCGCCAAGCAGATCGTGACGCCCGCCTTCGTTTCGCTGCTGTGTATCTGCATCGTCTTCGTGCCGATGTTCATGCTAAACGGCATCGCCGGCTTCCTGTTCCGGCCGATGGCGCTGGCGGTGATCTTCGCCATGGCCTCCTCGTTCGTGCTGTCGCGCACCCTGGTACCGACGCTGGCGATGTTCCTGCTCAAGCCGCATCGCACCGAAAACGGCCCAGGCGACCATCCGGAAGATCCTTACATCAACCACCACGAGGGCGATCAACACCCACCGCGCAAGCGCAATGCATTCGTGCATGCCCTGGTGCGCTTTCAACACGGCTTCGAACAACGCTTCACGCGCATACGCGACGTCTACTACGCCACGCTGACGGTGGCATTGGATAACCGCAAACGCTTCATCATGGGCTTCCTGGCTTTCGTGCTGGTGTCGTTCGCACTGGTACCCACACTGGGGCGCGATTTCTTCCCTGCAATCGATTCGGACTCGATTGCGATGCACGTGCGCGCACCAATGGGCACACGCGTCGAAGAGACCGCGGCGGAGTTCGATCGCATCGAGCGCGCCGTGCGGCAGGTGATTCCGCCCGATCAGCTCGACACCGTGATCGACAACATCGGCCTGCCGTTGAGCGGCACCAACCTGGTTTACAACAGCAGTGGCACCATCGGACCGCAGGATGGCGACATTCAGATCGTCCTCAAGAGCGATCACCAGCCCAGCGCCGATTTCGTCAAGACGCTGCGCGAGAAACTGCCGCGCCAGTTCCCGGGTACGCAATTTGCGTTCCTTCCCGCGGACATGACCAGCCAGATTCTCAACTTTGGCGCGCCCGCCCCGCTGGACGTGTCCATTGCCGGCCGCGATCGGATCGCCAACGAAGACTACGCGATGGAGATCATGAAGAAGATGCGCGCGATTCCCGGCATCGCCGACGTGCGCCTGCAACAGAGTTCGAGCTACCCACAGTTGAACGTGAAAGTAGATCGTATCCGTGCCGACAGTCTGGGCATTACCGAACGCGATGTCACCAACAGCATGGTCGCTTCGTTGGCCGGCAGTTCGCAGGTGGCGCCGGCGTTCTGGCTGAACCCCAAGAATGGCGTGTCGTACGCGATCGTCGCGGCGACGCCGCAATACCTGATGGACTCGATGGCCGATCTGACCGGCTTGCCGGTGACCTCGGCCAATGATCACGCGACACAGATTCTCGGCGGCCTGGCGTCGTTCACGCGCGGCCCCAGCGAAGCGGTGGTCTCGCACTACAACATCATGCCTTCCTACGACATCTACGCAGCGATTCAGGGGCGCGATCTCGGCGGCGTCGCGCACGACGTGCAGAAGGTGCTGAACGATTTCGCCCAGACCCGGCCCAAAGGTACGCTGGTGAGCCTGCACGGCCAGGTCGGCACCATGAACGAAGCCTTCGGCGGCCTTATCTTCGGCCTCGTCGGCGCAATCGTGCTGATCTATCTGCTGATTGTGGTCAATTTCCAATCGTGGCTCGACCCGTTCGTCATCATTACCGCATTGCCCGCGGCGCTCGCCGGCATCGTATGGATGTTGTTCCTCAGCCATACCAGCCTGTCGGTGCCAGCATTGACCGGGGCGATCATGTGCATGGGTGTCGCTACCGCCAACTCGATTCTCGTAGTGAGCTTCTGCCGCGAACGGCTTGCCGAACACGGCGATCCGCTCAAGGCCGCATTGGAAGCCGGCTTCACGCGATTCCGTCCGGTATGCATGACGGCGCTGGCGATGGTCATCGGCATGTTGCCGATGGCGCTCAGCCAGGAACAGAACTCGCCTCTGGGACGAGCGGTCATCGGCGGCCTGCTGTTCGCCACGTTTGCCACGCTGCTGTTCGTACCGGTGATCTTCTCGATCGTGCATGGCCGCACCGCGCCGGCGCCTGCCACACCTCGTCTACTCGGAGATACTCCCCATGTCGCATGA
- a CDS encoding ATP-binding protein, with protein sequence MKTASLRTRLTWLIIAVLVVVLIPLGTISYRREQREMNQLLDGRLAQAGRTLGSLIASSQTSFPAPSSSGFTLPSDVQRGSVVVSVHPRNYEPEVGFQAYDPRGKLIAATANLADLAPPSEAERGFSDLYHGDHRWRIFTLKNRFGLVIRIGERYDNRRDITRGLILEHSLPLLIGLPLLAILVSLAVKRGLRPLDLLTRLLARRTPGSRQPISLERTPQEIKPLILTLNQQLERLEDTIEREHRFASDVAHELRTPLAATMIHLESALIADNASEVEFTLKNAQRSLARLGRRIEQILAIARLEAGAASQRRMPLDLITIATEAVEELAPTIAEKDIALSLNHDEGELRVSGHEVALTAMFRNLIENALRYAPQGGQVDIAVMRVDTLAVIDICDDGPGIPAERRQAVFQPFHRETESASQGFGLGLSIVQRAVQLHDAQIELLESPAGHGLLVRIRMQALPG encoded by the coding sequence ATGAAAACGGCCAGCCTGCGCACGCGCCTGACCTGGCTGATCATCGCCGTCCTGGTCGTCGTGCTGATTCCGCTGGGGACCATCAGCTACCGGCGCGAACAGCGCGAGATGAATCAGCTGCTCGATGGTCGCCTGGCACAGGCAGGTCGCACGCTGGGCAGTCTGATCGCAAGCAGCCAGACCTCCTTTCCCGCGCCTTCGTCGTCCGGCTTCACCCTGCCTAGCGATGTGCAACGCGGCAGCGTGGTTGTTTCGGTGCATCCACGCAACTACGAACCCGAGGTCGGTTTCCAGGCCTACGACCCGCGCGGCAAACTGATTGCCGCCACGGCGAACCTGGCCGACCTGGCTCCGCCGTCCGAGGCTGAGCGCGGCTTTAGCGACCTTTACCATGGCGATCATCGCTGGCGCATTTTTACGCTCAAGAACCGCTTCGGGCTGGTGATCCGCATCGGCGAGCGTTACGACAACCGGCGCGATATCACCCGCGGTCTGATCCTTGAGCACAGCCTGCCCCTGCTGATCGGGCTACCGTTGCTCGCGATCCTGGTGAGCCTGGCGGTGAAGCGCGGCCTGCGTCCGCTCGATCTGTTGACACGCCTGCTGGCCAGGCGAACGCCAGGCAGTCGTCAACCGATCTCGCTCGAACGTACGCCGCAAGAGATCAAGCCGCTGATCCTGACGCTCAACCAGCAACTGGAACGACTGGAAGACACGATCGAACGTGAGCATCGCTTTGCCAGCGATGTAGCGCATGAGCTACGCACGCCGCTGGCGGCGACCATGATCCATCTGGAAAGCGCACTCATCGCGGACAATGCCAGCGAAGTCGAGTTCACTTTGAAGAATGCGCAGCGCAGCCTGGCCAGGCTCGGCCGGCGCATCGAACAGATTCTGGCCATCGCTCGCCTGGAAGCCGGCGCTGCGTCGCAACGCCGCATGCCATTGGACCTGATTACGATTGCTACCGAGGCAGTCGAGGAACTCGCCCCGACGATTGCCGAGAAAGACATCGCCCTCAGCCTGAATCACGACGAAGGCGAACTGCGAGTATCCGGCCACGAGGTGGCGCTGACGGCCATGTTCCGCAATCTGATCGAGAACGCCCTGCGCTATGCGCCGCAGGGCGGCCAGGTCGATATCGCCGTGATGCGCGTCGATACGCTGGCGGTAATCGATATCTGCGACGACGGTCCGGGTATTCCAGCCGAACGGCGGCAAGCGGTGTTTCAGCCGTTTCATCGGGAGACGGAGAGCGCATCACAGGGATTTGGCCTGGGCCTCAGCATCGTGCAGCGTGCGGTGCAATTGCATGATGCGCAGATCGAATTGCTCGAATCTCCTGCCGGGCATGGGTTGTTGGTGCGGATTCGGATGCAGGCCTTGCCTGGTTGA
- the nth gene encoding endonuclease III, with the protein MVKRADIVDMFSRLRELDPHPTTELTYTTPFELLVAVVLSAQATDVGVNKATKKLYPVANTPQAILKLGEEKLKKYISTIGLFNGKAKNVIALSRILVEQYDGEVPDTREALEALPGVGRKTANVVLNTAFGHPTIAVDTHIFRVSNRTGLAPGKDVRAVEDKLEKNVPAEFKQDAHHWLILHGRYVCKARKPECPRCVIRDLCAYKQKTVE; encoded by the coding sequence ATCGTGAAGCGCGCTGATATCGTCGACATGTTCTCGCGCCTGCGCGAACTCGATCCGCATCCGACCACCGAGCTGACCTACACCACGCCGTTCGAATTGCTGGTCGCCGTCGTGCTGTCGGCGCAGGCGACGGACGTCGGCGTCAACAAGGCCACCAAGAAGCTCTACCCGGTCGCCAATACGCCGCAAGCTATCCTCAAGCTCGGCGAAGAAAAGCTGAAGAAATACATCAGCACGATCGGGCTGTTCAACGGCAAGGCCAAGAACGTGATTGCGCTGTCGCGCATCCTGGTCGAGCAATACGACGGCGAAGTCCCCGATACGCGCGAAGCGCTGGAAGCATTACCCGGCGTGGGCCGCAAGACCGCCAACGTGGTGCTCAATACCGCATTCGGCCATCCCACCATTGCGGTGGACACGCATATCTTCCGCGTCTCCAACCGGACCGGGCTCGCACCCGGCAAGGACGTCCGCGCGGTTGAAGACAAGCTCGAAAAAAACGTACCGGCCGAATTCAAACAGGACGCTCATCACTGGTTGATTCTGCATGGCCGGTACGTGTGCAAGGCGCGCAAGCCGGAATGTCCGCGTTGCGTTATTCGTGACTTGTGCGCTTACAAACAGAAGACGGTCGAGTAG
- a CDS encoding carbonic anhydrase, with protein sequence MKRLIEGFDLFRREVFPEQRELFKRLADKQSPHTLFITCADSRVMPEMIFSAQPGELFVYRNIGNIVPPYAQHVSGVVAAIEYAVKVLEVQHIVICGHSDCGAMKALMNPASLHNKPSVQAWLKHADVARYVVAEFGATMTDAETLRRLTEENVVGQLEHLRTLPAVAAAIATGSLSIHGWIYDIEHAEITAFDAQGGRFVRLDPTSGEVPEATPHARFLTPVSTANAA encoded by the coding sequence ATGAAACGATTGATTGAAGGTTTCGACCTTTTCCGCCGCGAAGTCTTTCCCGAGCAGCGTGAGCTGTTCAAGCGCCTGGCCGACAAGCAGAGCCCGCACACCTTGTTCATTACGTGTGCCGATTCGCGCGTCATGCCCGAGATGATTTTCTCGGCCCAGCCGGGCGAGCTGTTCGTCTACCGCAACATCGGCAATATTGTTCCGCCCTATGCCCAGCATGTGAGCGGTGTCGTCGCGGCGATCGAATACGCCGTGAAGGTGCTGGAGGTGCAGCACATCGTCATTTGCGGCCATTCCGATTGTGGCGCGATGAAGGCATTGATGAACCCGGCTTCGCTGCACAACAAGCCTTCCGTGCAGGCCTGGCTCAAGCATGCCGACGTAGCTCGGTATGTCGTTGCCGAGTTCGGCGCGACCATGACCGATGCCGAGACGTTGCGTCGCCTTACCGAGGAAAACGTGGTCGGTCAGCTGGAGCATCTGCGCACCCTGCCTGCCGTCGCTGCCGCTATCGCCACGGGGAGCCTGAGCATCCACGGCTGGATCTACGACATCGAGCATGCGGAGATCACGGCATTCGATGCGCAGGGCGGTCGCTTCGTCAGGCTCGACCCGACCTCGGGCGAGGTGCCGGAGGCGACGCCGCATGCGCGTTTTCTGACGCCTGTCTCGACGGCAAACGCTGCCTAA
- a CDS encoding response regulator, translated as MHILLVEDDIELGEAIKHALEHQSYAVTWLKDGRQAMAAMSDGSIDLVLLDLGLPGKDGLDVLAEARRDGVKTPILVMTARDALETRIRGLDLGADDYLVKPFHLGELAARIRSLTRRAQGLADNLVEVGGLRLDLATMEVAFRGKSVTLTRREFAVLRILMERAGRIVRREALENSVYGFDTVVDRNAIEVQVHWLRRKLSADVIHTVRGIGYMIPRDPK; from the coding sequence ATGCACATACTTTTGGTGGAAGACGACATCGAACTGGGAGAAGCGATCAAGCACGCGCTTGAGCATCAGTCGTATGCGGTGACCTGGCTCAAAGACGGCCGACAGGCGATGGCAGCGATGAGCGACGGCTCGATCGACCTGGTGCTGCTGGATCTTGGCCTGCCCGGCAAGGATGGCCTGGATGTATTGGCCGAAGCACGGAGAGACGGCGTAAAGACCCCCATCCTTGTCATGACCGCGCGCGACGCGTTGGAAACGCGCATCCGTGGACTCGATCTGGGTGCGGACGACTATCTGGTCAAGCCGTTCCATCTTGGCGAACTGGCGGCGCGCATCCGCTCGCTGACACGGCGCGCACAAGGCCTTGCTGACAACCTCGTGGAAGTTGGCGGCCTGCGACTGGATCTGGCGACCATGGAAGTCGCCTTCCGTGGCAAAAGTGTCACCCTCACTCGCCGCGAGTTTGCGGTGCTGCGTATCCTGATGGAGCGTGCAGGCCGCATCGTGCGCCGCGAAGCGCTGGAGAATTCCGTCTACGGCTTCGATACCGTGGTCGATCGCAACGCCATCGAAGTGCAGGTGCACTGGCTGCGACGCAAGCTGAGCGCCGATGTGATCCATACGGTCCGAGGTATCGGCTATATGATCCCGCGAGACCCCAAATGA
- a CDS encoding efflux RND transporter periplasmic adaptor subunit, with protein sequence MSHDAIAATPTRPPRLRLAITIGLGLAVAAVVIGLSLRSVESRNLVKWTDAQLVPTVQTIEAATSGGAQSMTLPGHLDAWISAPIHARVGGYLKSWNADIGDKVKAGDVLGVIDTPELDQQYEQAKAGLVRAQANVRLAETTATRWQNLLQSRSVSKQESDEKASEAESARANVLAAKADVDRIAALESFKRITAPFDGTVTTRHTDIGDLISANNENGQPLFTVADTSKMRLYAEVPQGYASSIKPGMQVELTVLGHGGETVTGTLIGNSSAINQSSGTLLAQFRVDNPRNDLLPGDFAEVHLPLSSDPRTVTVPATTLLFRAAGPQIAVIGKNHRVELRDVHIAMDLGDRLQIDHGLVRGDRIIDHPSDSLMQGDQVQEASQPQEQGHAKAN encoded by the coding sequence ATGTCGCATGACGCCATCGCCGCGACACCCACGCGCCCGCCACGCCTTCGCCTGGCCATCACCATCGGGTTGGGCCTGGCCGTTGCCGCGGTGGTAATCGGGCTTTCCCTGCGCAGCGTCGAATCGCGCAACCTGGTCAAATGGACCGACGCGCAACTGGTGCCGACCGTGCAGACGATCGAGGCGGCCACCAGCGGCGGCGCGCAAAGCATGACCCTGCCCGGCCATCTCGACGCATGGATCAGCGCACCGATCCATGCGCGTGTCGGCGGCTACCTGAAAAGCTGGAACGCCGATATCGGCGACAAGGTCAAGGCCGGCGATGTGCTGGGCGTGATCGATACGCCCGAACTGGATCAGCAATATGAACAGGCCAAGGCCGGGCTCGTTCGCGCGCAGGCGAACGTGCGTCTTGCCGAGACCACTGCAACGCGCTGGCAAAACTTGCTGCAATCGCGCTCGGTGTCCAAACAGGAGTCCGACGAAAAAGCCAGTGAGGCCGAGAGCGCACGCGCCAACGTGCTCGCCGCCAAGGCGGATGTCGATCGCATCGCGGCGCTGGAATCGTTCAAGCGAATTACCGCGCCGTTCGACGGCACGGTGACTACCCGGCATACGGATATCGGCGACCTGATCTCCGCAAACAACGAAAACGGACAGCCGCTTTTCACCGTGGCCGATACCAGCAAGATGCGCCTGTATGCGGAAGTGCCACAGGGCTACGCGTCATCGATCAAACCGGGCATGCAAGTGGAGCTCACCGTCCTGGGCCACGGCGGCGAAACCGTCACCGGCACACTGATAGGCAACTCCAGCGCGATCAATCAATCTTCCGGCACACTGCTGGCGCAGTTTCGCGTAGACAATCCGCGCAACGATCTCCTCCCCGGCGATTTCGCCGAAGTGCATCTGCCGCTCAGCAGCGACCCGCGCACCGTTACCGTGCCGGCCACCACCTTGCTGTTCCGCGCCGCAGGCCCACAGATCGCGGTTATCGGCAAAAACCATCGCGTAGAGCTTCGCGATGTGCACATTGCCATGGATTTGGGCGATCGCCTGCAGATCGATCACGGTCTTGTGCGCGGCGATCGCATCATCGACCACCCCTCCGATTCGCTGATGCAGGGCGATCAAGTGCAGGAAGCATCCCAGCCCCAGGAGCAAGGTCATGCCAAGGCGAACTGA